A region of the Apium graveolens cultivar Ventura chromosome 6, ASM990537v1, whole genome shotgun sequence genome:
AAGTTTGTTTCCATCCTTTTTTCattattctttttattttctttgtaGAGGTCAACTAGATGTTTAGGTGTGCAAAAATACGTCGTCAGTGCCTATGAACCCCACATCCGAGACAGATATCCCTAACATCTTCTTCTTCTGGTGCCTTCCTTTTATTTGGCACCTCATGTTGTCATTTCTTGTGGCCAGAGTTGTTGTAACCATCACTATGCCACTTCAGGTGGCAAGAGTGATAATAATTCTGAAATCGGTCTCGAAAGTTTTCATGTCCATGGTTTCGTCCGTAACTTCGTCCTTTATTATGCCCTTTCCACGCTCATTCTTCTGGAATGACATTTTATGTACTTCAGGTAAATGGGCAGAGTCTGTGGGACATCTCTGATGATTTTTCAGTAACAACTCGTTATTCTTTTCAGCGACGAGAAGAAGAGATTTCAGCTCGCTATACTTTCGAAAATTGTGCTCCCTATACTGTTATGCCAGAGTCATAGTGTTGGGGTGAAAGGTTGAGATGGTCTTTTCTATCATGTCAACATCACAAATATTTTTACCACACAAGTACAATTTTGAGCTAATTTTGAACAAGGCAGAAATTTTTACCACACAAGTACAATTTTGAGCTAATTTTGAACAAGGCAGAATTATATTCAGCGATAGATAAAAAATCTTGCAACCTTATATTTATCCAGTCATAACATGCATGTGGCAAATGGACAAGTTTTTTGTGATCAAACCTATCTTTGAGATTGGTCCAAAGGGTAGGTAGGTTTTTGACAGTGAGGTACTCAGATTTCAAATTTTCATGAATGTGGTGTCTAAGAAAAATGATAGCTTTGGTATTTTATTCAATAGTTGGGGTCTTTCCTGATTTTATGGTGTCTTTTAGTCCGTTAGCACTAAGATATAATTCCGCGTCAAGCACCCAAGACAAATAATTATTCCAGACACATCTAATGCAACAAAATCTAATTTTGCAAGATTTACCATTGTGAAtgtaaaataattattaaaatatgatataatgTGTCACATAAATATTTAAACAATTATTTTCAAACAATAACATATAtgatataattaataaaaagttaTTACGGCATAACCAACCATAAAACTTTTGAGTAATACTTGACGACATAGCCATCTTTATagtatttaaatattaatataaataaatatgtaGTTAACGATAATATTTAGAATCAAATGATTAAATTTAAAATGTACCCTTTTTTGTTGGAAAAATTTCAGTTGGTACAGATTTGTGAATAAAATTAAGTCGTACTTCTTATATGAACCAAGTTTAAGTCAGTAAAGATTCGGGTTCCTTCGTTTGCCAGAACCGATTATATCTTCCTTTTCTCGAGTATAAGTTTAGACGGAGACTCCTTCTTCATCGATTAAAATGAACAGTATTTTCGTATTAAGCTCCGGCAAAGACTCTGCCGATAACGTATTATATAACTTATATATAAATTACTtataaaaaaaagaagaaaggAGAGCTGTGAGTAATTTGTTAATTTGTATTGCTAACATAGTGTTTCGTGTGTCTCAATATTGTTCGGAAAAAGAGTCCTATTTATAGCACATGCAACCAATCTAATTTACATAATATAAATTTATGAGTAAATTATAAAGTGGTGGTCATTTTACATCGATTTTCAAAATAGTTGCcaaatttttaaattttcaaaataatggCCAACTTTTTGTTCCGCCTTTCAAAAAAAATGGTTGTCGTCAACTCCCGTTAAGTCTTCGCcgttaaataatatatttaaagcGTAAATTACAGAATGGTGGTTGTTCTTCGCACTTATTTTCAAAATAGTGGTTAAACTTTTATAAATTGTTGAAATCTTTTTTCACCTTTTAAAAGAATGATTTCGTCAAATTACTATCTGGACTCACATCTTTATTGTCACAAAAAAACATATGATATCgctaaataaataaataggtaCAAACACAacttaaataattattaattttatcACTTCTTCTAATCTAATCAAGTGCTTGACTTCTATATTTTTTCAACCTCCTCACACAAAAATATGAACAAAAATTgagaatttaccaaaaatactaacttttctaagtatttttgcgattttactattttctgattttttttgctAAAATACGGAATCAACCAAAGTTAACCAAAATCAACCAGATATGCAACTAGTTGAATAAAGTTTTTTTGGTTGATTTGAGGTTGCATGCAGTTGCAGAAACTCGTCAAAGGTTGCATGCAGTTGATTTCAGTTGCCAAAAAAACGtatttttgcaaacttttttgaaaaatagtatttttgcaaattaaaaagtatttttgcaaaattttttaaaaaatgacaatatttttgcaaaaatatttttagacTTGGATATTTTTCAAAAAAGTCCTAAAAATTTAGCAAAAATATAGAAAAGAGTATCCGGCCATTAAAAAAACTTATAACCAAAGTGATAATGATTTGTTAATCGACACCCGGTATTAGGATTAATCCAGAAAAACTCTTTAAAACTCttcctaaaattaaaatttaaaaatgccattatttaaaatttttaaaaaatatagccactattttaaaaataaatgtgAAGTACGGCCACCAGTATGCAATTTACACTTTAAATAAATTAGTTAACGGAGAAAATTTAACGGGAGTTAACGACGGTCATTTTTTTGAAAGGCGGAAAGAAAAATTGACCACTATtttgaaaatttgaaaatttgaaaatttgaCCATTATTATTAAAAATCGATGTAAATTACGGTCAAAACTCTGTTATTTACTCTAAATTTAAAATGAAAGTTAGAGACGAAATTATGTCGTTTGGTTTCGAGGTTCCGTGTGTAATAAATGAGACGCATAGTAACTTGTATTTTGATTGTGACGGTAGCATGAATTCATATTTTTTGACATTTCTGGAATTTTGACAGTTACCGATATATTATAACATGTCAGTAACTTGTGTTTTGATTATGACGGTAAAATAAATTCACATTTTTGACGTTTCTGAAATATTGACAATCACCGATATAGTCATATTTTTTTAGACCTGACAAAAAAAAAGAATCACAGAAAAATGGATGTGTgttttctttctctttcttttctgacaaaaaaaaattaatttgttGAATATTTTAGCTTTCATTGTTGACTCGCCGCCTGTTTTACTTGGACTATTAATTTAGATCTAGTCCATTACTCCATTTTTCCTTTCTGGATTTGTTAGAAATCGGATGATGATAACGAACAAATCAAATATTTGATGGTCAATTATCTGGCTCgtatatttataaattcagtTTCAAGAATTCTTGAGTTTACATATTCAATTCATTCATAATAATTCTGCATTAGTGGGGAGTAGCTTAACTCATTTACCGAATTAGTCGGTGGTTTGTAAATGATTAAACTGAATGATTCATTGTGAGTAGTGAGTAGTCTGTAGAATGTATGGGGCTCAATTTGTCAACTCGTAACCCCGTGAGCTAGAGCATACAAATACACAGTGAAACATTAGGTTGAGGTCTAGCCACCAAGTGTCAAGTTGTACCACATAGAACGGCTATAATGATGAGTTAATGACACAGATAACTGAGAAATGTTAAAAAATACATTGATGTGACGTAGAAATCAAACTGAAAATAGCAATAATCGTCAAATTTTGATCAAATAAACACTCAGTAATGCACCACCTATTAGTCTTTGCTCAAATGCTTCTATGAGACCAAGAATAAACCGATATCCTGCAACCTAAATCAGTAGATTGGGTTCGTCAGCCATGTTGTACTGATCAACTGCAACAGAAATGAAGCCATTAACCTCCTTTTCACTTTCAACCACCACAACATTCTCCGAAATCTTTGTCAAGGCATGCCCTGCAAACCCTCCTTTAGATCCCGGGAGATATACTGAGTACTGAACATGATTTATTTGATTTGGAAACACCAGTAGTGACGAAAAATCTGCAGTCCATTTCTTCCCTTTTGCAGCCACAACTAACTTCCCAACCGTAGTCTTCAGTCTCATTCCGTTGACAGTGTTCTGATCAATCACAACTTGATTAATATTTGTAAATTTGCCATCTAAACTTATTGTTGGTTTTGAACTTTTAGAATTTCCGGTAAACATGTTATCAACAATAGTCAGTCCAGATATCTTCCCTTTAATTGCCTTAAGCACAACATTTCCTTCTCCGAGGAAAAATCCATTGGTAACATGAACTTGAGAAGGATCTTCAATGATTATAGAATTGTAATCTAAGTAACAATTGTCAATTCTAGTTTGTCCGGCCTTGACCAAAATTCCAACACCGCCAAAATATGTAGCTTTGTTGTAACAATGTACGCCTGTAATCATATTAGCAGGACCTCTCAATGTAATTCCAATGGCTGCTGAGAAAATTGCAATATCAGTGACTGCATTATCATTGCTAGCAAGGTCAATGGCCGTGCCTTCGAAATCCCTTTCACCTTTATCGCCCCCTACAGTTGGATGTGCACCAAGGAAACAAGTTGAAATGAAAGTTTCATGACCTTTTTGTACTTGAATACCTTGCGTCTTGAAGTGGAGAAAGAAGCAATCTACTATTCGGATTCTAGCTGAATCAACAACAAAAATGCCACCTCCTCGGAAACCTGAATCGAAGAGAATGTCTCTGAAAGTGATGGCCTCATAGTATATCCCATTAGTTTGGACTTTTTCGTCGGAGAAACCATCTAGTTTAGCAACTTGTGTACTATCGAGTTTGACAGAGTGTGGTGACCATAGTTCAACTAGATGCCGATCAGTTGGAAATGTCTCTGATGCGCGAAATGTTCCTCCTTGTATCTGGTAATTCCAAATAGCATCGGTAAGTTTTGGGATATATAAATCATATTCCTTGCAATTTAATTGAAAGTGTCGTATAAAaagagggacagagggagtagcTACGTAAAACATGTTTTTCCCATGCATGACATTGTATTTACATGCGCCGTCTGGTTTATGAATAAAGAAATTGGTCTATATTTTATACTAGGTAGTGAATAAAATTACCACGAGATTGCCGGTATAGGCAGGGAGGCGAATGGGCTTGTCGATTTTGAAACCGCCGCCTTGTAAATCAATAATAACACCACCCATGTCTGTAATCCCGGGCATTAGTTGCAGCCCTTGTTTTTCACTGGCTATTGCAGCTTCAATTGTTTTAAGTATTGCAGCACTGCTGTCATGCGCCCCGGTGGGGTCAGCTCCGTACCCTATGGGATAAAACACTCTTCCAACACTCTGTTTGTCGTTTACAAGAATTTTAGGTCAGTATAAAATAACATTGAAAAATCGGTTATAAACATAGAAATTGTTTTGTCCAAGAATGTGCATGTGCATACCTTAGGGGTGGTTGAAGGAACGGgagctgctgctgctgctgctgctgcggTTTTGTGATCAAGCTTGGTTTCGAATTCATATAGTTTCTTCTGTTTGAGGAAATTACAAGATATTTCGTTTACGAAAAGAAACATAATCAAGAACAAAAGGGCTGTTGATCTAAATGGAAACGGCTGCATCCTCATTGTTTTATAGCTTAAAGATAAATATTAAGTATGAGATCTGAATTATAAGAGACAAGAAAGAGTGTGTGTGGGAGTATATGTGCATGGAATGATGCAAGTTAGGGTGCATATTTATAGATGATAAATACACTGTACATATGCTGCTGGTGCACTTGAAATTCAAGAAAGAGCTAGGATAGGAGGGAGGGATTTAAAGTTTaaaaaataatgaatattattcccCAGCTTGTCAAACAATGCGGTTACGTTTTGCTGACTGTTTGCGGTAACTCCTGCTTTAAGCCTTTAACTCGTGCATTTcagatttaatttattaattaattcaattCTAGATGAAGGAAATTTTTTCCCTTTTTAATAATTACTCTACGAGGTAGATCAAGAAAATTTTGTTTTCTAGACCTCACATGAATAGAAATGGTAATTTTTTTATTGAACTGAATTCATAGTATTGTTAAACTTCAATCCTAATAAATTTacttcaaaataaaaaaaattatattaatattttccaacttttttaattaataaaaaattgcATATACTAACCTGAACCATAATCTCTTAAatgtataaaaaaatattactATTAGAATCAATTATACCTAACCAACTAATTTCTCTTGTAactaaaaatttataatttatatatttttttaatgtaAAACTTCCATAAACGCACAAAAACAACAATCACACCCTAACAATTATATTTATTACTtaaatgcaaaaaaaaaaaacCGTAAAACAATTATAAATATCAAATTCATGAAAAACACGGATTACACCAAATTAATCGGAATAATTAATCAATCAAATGTATATACATCTTAGTTCAATAATATCGAGAAACTGATAAAGAAATGTATATACATCTTACTTAAACAGATTATAAAGAAATGTCGAAGATCTTATTCTAACACTCTCTAAAGGTTGTAAAGAAATATACTTCATAGATCTTATTCCAACACTCTGCCAAGGTTGTAAAGAAGGGATTTTATTCTAATACTCATAGCGTTCATGACGTCCATCTTTTTGAGACATTATATATTTCGTGTCAATAGTTAAGACTTCTCGCGCATGATCCTTATTTTAGGAAATTATGTCTTTTGTGTCACTATAAAATATGAGAAATATTGGGGGTGTCCACGAACATTCAAAGATATAATTTTATCTTCGTGTcatgataaattatgaaaatattggAATGTTAGAGAATCGAAGCTAAATTCTCCCGTTAGCCTTAATTTTGTTATCATGTTACGCAATCACTCATTCTAAAACCTAGGTTTATAGAAAAAGGCTGTTCACATAATATTATTTTAACGACTAAACTCTGTTACATGATCAGTTATAAGTTAATATATACTTCATCCCGTCTCTTTCAATTATTTACATTTCGGAAAGAGTAcctgacacgcattttaagagATGTGTATATAATATAGTTTtgtaacttatttttataatatttatttttgaataaaaatttaactATTTAATTgttatttagaaaataaaattataaaattaagttacggaataatattttatatgcatcttaaaatacgtgtcggacACTTGACGAATTTTCTCTTTTTTGTTTGTAAATATTAATCAACATGCTTATGGATCACGATATACATTTTCTTACCAAAAAAAAAACCCATTTATTTCTTTTGTTAATATATATTCTTCGCAAATTCAACTTTCAGAAATGTTGTACTGTCCTAAAGGGGGTCACTTGACTTGACCCGTTTGAGCAGGCACTTTACTCTAAATATTCAATATACTGGTAAATTTCTAGTACTAAGTTTTAGCAACACCCTTAACCCAGAGCACAACATAAAAGGCCTGCGTTCCACGAAGCCCATAAAAGTTTTAGCCTTTTAATGTGTTACTCATGTTTAATGTTTAGACAACTGTATATGACTTTAGGTTATTTTAGTGTAAATTACAAAAAGACCTCCATCTTTAAATTACTTGACCAAAAAGTTTCTCATAACGAACCTAAACAAACAGGTTAGTTTTAAATCTAATATTTCTTTatctactaatataattatctTTATATATAGTTGTCCCATGGAAAATAAAGAAACCAATGTTAGATTCTCAAAATGAATCCTTAGATCATCTCCGGTGCAGTTTTGTGTAATAGTTGGTTAAATTTATTAGCTATAATCGATTAAAGTTAGAAAAATAAGAAATACTTCCTCGTTCACTTTTTCAAATTTTTACGGTTAAATTCACCAAATTTATGAATTGTATGTGTTAAAAAACGGGTGTCAAATTTTGAAATATTAATTACGAAACTGTGAGAATATTAGTGTTGGGGAGTCAAACTCGAACCTAAGTCTCGAAGTAATCTGAATTCTTTATGTCAAGAAATTAGTCACTTTAGAATCTCAAACTGAATCTATATTCTAAAGAAGTCTGTATTAGTAAATTTTTCTATAAGGTTTTATATATATCAACGCTACGAGCCATCATCGTTTACTGTTTATTGGTTTACCAACTCCAAACAAACAATTTCAACCACTAAACCACCACATGCGTTGGCATGAATAGCGACTAAAATGCATTAACACAAGATTAGTTTAAGATTAGTCACAAATCTATCTGTTTTGGTCACTTAATCATTCAAATGCTTCAACACATTTTTCACTAGTTGATGCACAATAAACAAATGCACTTTTTCGTCTGTATGAGTTGTCTTAAGGAATTGAAGACATAATTTTCACCAAATCTGAAGTAACTTCCTTCATTATGCAGTCAAAGGAGGATTATATTTTGTGAATTTTCCACAATTACGTACTCAAGTACTTAACTTCTGCTGCTTTGGTTTTTCTGGAGACAAGAAAATATTATGTATCTGTGTGTCAAATTTTACAGGGCTGCAAATGAAATATTCTCTTTCATTGTCAAAAAAAAATGCTATCATTCAAACTATATTTATATAGTAACAACTTTTGCAAATCAATCATAGTATACATTTCATCTAAACCTGCTTAGATTTCTTGTAATTGTATCATCCAAACTTGATTCATGAATAGGTGGCACAAACCAGGCACTCACTGATCCACTGTGACAGTAACACTGGCTGGAACCACCACATCCGTCGTTATCACCACGCGATTATCTGTCACGCTACGCAATGCATGATTTGGGAATTGATCACCGGTGGCCTGTAACGAATATTGTACAGATTTTATAAGGTTAGGAAATAACAAATCTCGGCTAAGATCAACCATCCAGGAGCTATTATTTCCCTCCACAGTCCCACGAGCAATTGTTGACTTGATATTCATTCCCTTGGCATTGTTCCTATCAACTATTACTTGTTTCACATTCTTAAATTTGCAACTTCTTTCATCCAATTGCACTATGTCGATTCCCTTATCTGATCCGGAGAACATATTATCAACAATGTTTATTCCGTTTGCAATTCCTTTAACCGACTTGAGTAAAACAAATGCATCCCCGAGAAAAAAACTACTGGAAATGTGAAGTTGCACAGGATCTTCCGCGACAATACCAGTGTAATCCATATAACAATTCA
Encoded here:
- the LOC141667917 gene encoding polygalacturonase QRT3-like, encoding MRMQPFPFRSTALLFLIMFLFVNEISCNFLKQKKLYEFETKLDHKTAAAAAAAAPVPSTTPKSVGRVFYPIGYGADPTGAHDSSAAILKTIEAAIASEKQGLQLMPGITDMGGVIIDLQGGGFKIDKPIRLPAYTGNLVIQGGTFRASETFPTDRHLVELWSPHSVKLDSTQVAKLDGFSDEKVQTNGIYYEAITFRDILFDSGFRGGGIFVVDSARIRIVDCFFLHFKTQGIQVQKGHETFISTCFLGAHPTVGGDKGERDFEGTAIDLASNDNAVTDIAIFSAAIGITLRGPANMITGVHCYNKATYFGGVGILVKAGQTRIDNCYLDYNSIIIEDPSQVHVTNGFFLGEGNVVLKAIKGKISGLTIVDNMFTGNSKSSKPTISLDGKFTNINQVVIDQNTVNGMRLKTTVGKLVVAAKGKKWTADFSSLLVFPNQINHVQYSVYLPGSKGGFAGHALTKISENVVVVESEKEVNGFISVAVDQYNMADEPNLLI